Proteins encoded by one window of Anopheles maculipalpis chromosome 2RL, idAnoMacuDA_375_x, whole genome shotgun sequence:
- the LOC126558759 gene encoding uncharacterized protein LOC126558759, with protein sequence MQLFKCLLVIGCLATVSFAHSASATLPISSNSIDDSNGPQQQTPRAGSYLGEIKYLYKTYQDCASGDVSTCLKMKLFTILDRVSRSTKDFKLSEGVRFVRDQESAADAAPLKTEAQLEAELPRSLDEKERSLNSMLFDKVLSFFQSHTLQVKFPSSEEIKRSMDEVRGGGGGFGGAGGGGFGGGKDKDKKNGHWIMIPLLLGSTLVPLAFGALALLAGKALIVSKLALALASIIGIKKLISSGSGHHESAHEVVVSGGHGGGWGRIGSGQGLAYNGYGHYAQ encoded by the exons ATGCAACTGTTCAAGTGTTTATTGGTGATCGGGTGCTTAGCGACAGTGTCCTTTGCCCACAGTGCTTCCGCCACGCTGCCGATCAGCTCGAACTCGATCGATGACAGCAACGGACCGCAGCAGCAGACGCCCCGCGCCGGCTCGTACCTTGGCGAGATCAAGTACCTGTACAAGACGTACCAGGACTGTGCCAGCGGCGATGTCTCCACCTGCCTGAAGATGAAGCTGTTCACCATCCTGGACCGTGTGTCGCGCTCGACCAAGGACTTCAAGTTGAGCGAGGGCGTGCGATTCGTGCGCGATCAGGAATCGGCCGCTGACGCTGCCCCGCTGAAGACGGAGGCCCAGCTGGAGGCTGAGCTGCCCCGTTCGCTCGACGAGAAGGAACGCTCGCTCAACTCGATGCTCTTCGACAAGGTTCTGTCCTTCTTCCAGTCCCACACCCTGCAA GTCAAGTTCCCGTCCAGCGAGGAAATCAAGCGCTCCATGGATGAGGTCCGCGGAGGCGGCGGTGGCTTCGGAGGTGCCGGAGGCGGTGGCTTCGGAGGTGGCAAGGACAAGGACAAGAAGAACGGCCACTGGATCATGATCCCGCTGTTGCTCGGCAGCACGCTCGTCCCGCTCGCCTTCGGTGCCCTCGCCCTGCTCGCGGGTAAGGCTCTGATCGTTTCCAAGCTGGCTCTTGCCCTGGCCTCCATCATCGGCATCAAGAAGCTGATCTCCAGCGGTAGCGGCCATCACGAGTCGGCCCATGAGGTGGTCGTATCCGGCGGACACGGCGGCGGTTGGGGACGTATCGGATCCGGCCAGGGTCTTGCCTACAACGGCTACGGACACTACGCTCAGTAA